One Streptomyces sp. B21-105 genomic region harbors:
- a CDS encoding trypsin-like peptidase domain-containing protein, with protein MDEGKPTKAKWWSRPRPQEPAGDRHAAHDADSMTAPSPPTPDGDFELARPATPGEDGFADGASDAPDVAPTDETGPTDETGSVDDAGGADEAFGGTSLQEPAADPDPAPDTAESVAGVPVGPESIAAARPRPLHDPDPYSTPPYGEPGPWAPAPPVQHPAVTSAHGTGTAPGVTVPPSLPSLPSLPSVPSQAVPPSAVPGPWVTPRGAAPVAAAAPGADPTVAPGAAAVPAQDVGPGPGSAVAPGPDPAHGTLPATPAAPADSGDPLAAPAASGPAPAPAVPTGPAVGDTGFDPWQRYDPWAAASRRETYVHDGPWQQTGAGAVTAGQRRRWVRSRLVGGAVAVALVSGVLGGAVGVYLERNGGLDPIRLPQASAEPAGRAAESVAGIAARALPSVVTLHVSGGDEGGTGTGFVLDSLGYILTNNHVVEPAGSDGAITVVFNGGQTAKAEVVGRDSGYDLAVVRVTGVKGLKPLYLGNSDNVRVGDPVVAIGAPFDLEGTVTSGIISAKERPITAGGDGGDADDVSYVDALQTDAPINPGNSGGPLLDAQGHVIGINSAIRSADEGVGAGDVQSGSIGLGFAIPINQGKRVAEELINNGRATHPVIGVSLDLQYAGDGARISAKSGDGGPPVTVGGPGARAGLRGGDVVTEVDGQRVHSGEELIVRTRAHRPGDRLRLTILRDGAERTVMLVLGSSGGG; from the coding sequence ATGGACGAGGGGAAGCCCACGAAGGCGAAGTGGTGGAGCCGGCCTCGACCACAGGAACCCGCGGGAGACCGGCACGCCGCGCACGACGCCGACAGCATGACGGCGCCGTCGCCGCCCACCCCGGACGGCGACTTCGAGTTGGCCCGTCCCGCGACCCCGGGCGAGGACGGCTTCGCCGACGGTGCTTCCGACGCGCCCGACGTGGCTCCTACCGACGAGACCGGTCCTACCGATGAGACCGGTTCCGTCGACGACGCCGGTGGGGCCGATGAGGCCTTCGGCGGGACCAGCTTGCAGGAGCCGGCCGCCGACCCCGACCCTGCCCCCGACACCGCCGAGTCGGTGGCCGGCGTGCCTGTCGGGCCGGAGTCAATCGCTGCCGCGCGGCCAAGGCCGCTGCACGACCCCGACCCGTACAGCACTCCGCCGTACGGCGAACCGGGCCCCTGGGCCCCCGCACCGCCCGTCCAGCACCCGGCCGTCACGTCCGCCCACGGCACCGGGACGGCTCCCGGCGTGACCGTTCCTCCGTCGCTCCCGTCGCTCCCGTCGCTCCCGTCGGTCCCGAGTCAGGCTGTCCCGCCGTCGGCCGTCCCGGGGCCGTGGGTGACGCCCCGGGGGGCGGCACCGGTCGCCGCCGCCGCGCCCGGTGCCGACCCGACTGTCGCTCCCGGCGCCGCAGCCGTCCCCGCCCAGGACGTCGGGCCAGGCCCGGGCTCGGCTGTGGCACCCGGCCCGGATCCCGCTCACGGCACGCTGCCCGCCACCCCCGCCGCCCCCGCCGACTCCGGGGACCCCCTGGCCGCCCCGGCCGCATCCGGACCGGCGCCCGCCCCCGCCGTCCCGACCGGCCCGGCCGTAGGCGACACGGGCTTCGACCCCTGGCAGCGCTACGACCCCTGGGCTGCCGCCTCGCGGCGGGAGACGTACGTGCACGACGGGCCGTGGCAGCAGACCGGGGCCGGAGCCGTGACCGCGGGGCAGCGGCGGCGGTGGGTGCGTAGCCGGTTGGTGGGCGGTGCTGTCGCCGTCGCGTTGGTGTCGGGCGTGCTCGGCGGAGCCGTGGGCGTGTATCTCGAGCGCAACGGCGGGCTCGACCCGATCCGGCTCCCGCAGGCGTCCGCCGAGCCCGCCGGACGGGCCGCGGAGAGCGTGGCCGGTATCGCTGCCCGCGCCCTGCCCAGCGTCGTCACCCTGCACGTCAGCGGCGGCGACGAGGGCGGCACCGGCACCGGGTTCGTGCTCGACTCGCTCGGCTACATCCTCACCAACAACCACGTCGTCGAGCCGGCCGGGAGCGACGGCGCGATAACCGTCGTCTTCAACGGCGGCCAGACCGCCAAGGCCGAGGTCGTCGGCCGGGACAGCGGATACGACCTCGCCGTGGTGCGGGTGACCGGCGTGAAGGGGCTCAAGCCCCTCTACCTCGGCAACTCCGACAACGTCCGGGTCGGCGACCCGGTCGTCGCCATCGGGGCCCCCTTCGACCTCGAGGGCACCGTCACCTCCGGCATCATCAGCGCCAAGGAACGCCCCATCACGGCCGGCGGTGACGGCGGTGACGCCGACGACGTGTCGTACGTCGACGCCCTGCAGACCGACGCGCCGATCAACCCCGGCAACTCGGGCGGGCCGCTCCTCGACGCGCAGGGCCACGTCATCGGCATCAACTCCGCGATCCGCTCCGCCGACGAGGGTGTGGGCGCCGGCGACGTGCAGTCCGGTTCGATCGGCCTCGGCTTCGCCATCCCGATCAACCAGGGCAAGCGGGTCGCCGAGGAGCTGATCAACAACGGCAGGGCGACCCACCCCGTCATCGGCGTCAGCCTCGACCTTCAGTACGCGGGCGACGGCGCCCGGATCAGCGCGAAGAGCGGTGACGGCGGCCCCCCGGTCACCGTGGGCGGCCCCGGCGCCCGGGCCGGGCTGCGGGGCGGAGACGTCGTCACCGAGGTCGACGGGCAGCGCGTCCACTCTGGCGAGGAGCTGATCGTCAGAACCCGCGCCCACCGCCCCGGCGACCGCCTGAGGCTGACGATCCTGCGCGACGGCGCCGAGCGCACCGTCATGCTGGTCCTCGGCTCGTCCGGCGGCGGC
- a CDS encoding anti-sigma factor family protein has product MSGSRHNAAERLLAEQHLGDRLSALVDGELGHDTRERVLAHVATCPKCKSEVDAQRRLKNVFAEVAPPTPSESFLARLQGLPAGPGGGGDPDRGGTPPRGGGLTDGVGVRGTRREEPFEFGYVPARDHGSVFSPASDRGFRIHPLSRGGERHDFERSRGMRFAFVAAGAVSLAAIALGGMTTVAPIDTSADGRAGAGSGSNVTPARTPGMGTGTGSSAMSESQRRRAAGPLLSQGGQLGHTPAAPTEASAPLLPGVPAPAGGRSDQVLHRLTTPMVAGAAAMSPLIRPLGMTPPISLTAWSATPQVSGIGLFAAPDTVSAPSSSPFLRNAR; this is encoded by the coding sequence GTGAGTGGATCCCGACACAACGCAGCCGAGAGGCTCCTCGCGGAGCAGCATCTCGGAGACCGACTCTCGGCCCTGGTGGACGGCGAGCTCGGCCACGACACCCGTGAGCGCGTGCTGGCGCACGTGGCGACCTGCCCCAAGTGCAAGTCCGAGGTCGACGCGCAGCGCCGACTGAAGAACGTCTTCGCGGAGGTCGCACCGCCCACCCCCTCCGAAAGCTTTCTGGCCCGTCTCCAGGGGCTGCCCGCGGGGCCCGGGGGAGGCGGCGATCCGGACCGTGGCGGCACGCCGCCGCGCGGCGGCGGCCTCACCGACGGAGTCGGAGTGAGAGGGACGCGACGGGAGGAGCCGTTCGAGTTCGGCTATGTGCCGGCCCGCGACCACGGCTCCGTGTTCTCCCCCGCGTCGGACCGGGGCTTTCGCATCCACCCGCTGAGCCGTGGCGGCGAACGCCACGACTTCGAGCGCTCCCGTGGCATGCGGTTCGCGTTCGTCGCCGCCGGCGCGGTGTCGCTGGCCGCGATCGCCCTCGGCGGCATGACCACCGTCGCCCCGATCGACACGAGCGCGGACGGCCGGGCCGGGGCGGGTTCCGGAAGCAATGTGACACCGGCCCGCACTCCCGGCATGGGCACCGGCACGGGTTCCTCTGCGATGTCGGAGAGCCAGCGTCGCCGCGCCGCGGGCCCCCTGCTCTCCCAGGGCGGCCAGCTCGGTCACACCCCGGCGGCCCCCACCGAGGCTTCCGCACCGCTGCTGCCCGGCGTGCCCGCTCCGGCCGGCGGGCGGAGCGACCAGGTCCTGCACCGGCTCACCACACCCATGGTGGCCGGGGCCGCGGCGATGTCCCCGCTGATACGTCCGCTCGGCATGACCCCGCCGATCTCGCTGACCGCCTGGAGCGCCACACCTCAGGTCTCCGGCATCGGCCTGTTCGCCGCCCCCGACACCGTCTCCGCTCCCTCGTCCTCTCCCTTCTTGCGCAACGCTCGCTGA
- a CDS encoding O-methyltransferase — protein sequence MCGFPAATDTVTPRQPRGQERVITGNRQASWAFADAYAAEDEALRWARDRAREAGLRSVSPSTGAALRLLAAAVDAKAVAEIGTGTGVSGIHLLYGMRPDGVLTTVDPEPEHQQFARQAFRACGFASNRARFIPGRALDVLPRLADAGYDLVFCDGDRLELQEYLAESLRLLRPGGVVAFEGVFANGRTVDSGPQPTEVIRIRELLRAVRESQELVPSLLPVGDGLLCAVKR from the coding sequence ATCTGCGGGTTCCCGGCGGCAACGGATACAGTCACGCCGAGGCAACCACGGGGACAGGAGAGGGTCATTACCGGCAACCGGCAGGCAAGCTGGGCGTTCGCCGACGCCTATGCCGCCGAGGACGAAGCGCTGCGCTGGGCCCGCGACCGGGCCCGTGAGGCAGGGCTGCGCTCGGTGTCGCCCAGCACGGGCGCCGCGCTGCGGCTGCTCGCCGCCGCCGTGGACGCGAAGGCGGTCGCCGAGATCGGCACCGGTACCGGCGTCTCCGGGATCCACCTGCTGTACGGGATGCGCCCGGACGGCGTCCTGACGACCGTCGACCCCGAGCCGGAGCACCAGCAGTTCGCCCGTCAGGCCTTCCGCGCCTGCGGGTTCGCCAGTAACCGGGCCCGCTTCATCCCGGGCCGCGCGCTCGACGTGCTGCCCCGCCTGGCGGACGCCGGCTATGACCTCGTCTTCTGCGACGGCGACCGTCTGGAGCTGCAGGAATACCTCGCTGAATCGTTGCGCCTGCTGCGCCCCGGCGGCGTGGTGGCCTTCGAGGGCGTCTTCGCCAACGGGCGCACGGTCGATTCGGGACCGCAGCCGACGGAGGTCATACGCATCCGGGAGCTGCTGAGGGCGGTGCGCGAGAGCCAGGAGCTCGTGCCCTCGCTGCTGCCGGTCGGCGACGGCCTGCTGTGCGCGGTCAAACGCTGA
- a CDS encoding DUF3117 domain-containing protein, with protein sequence MAAMKPRTGDGPLEVTKEGRGIVMRVPLEGGGRLVVELTPDEADALGDALKKVVG encoded by the coding sequence ATGGCGGCCATGAAGCCGCGAACGGGTGATGGCCCGCTCGAGGTGACCAAGGAGGGGCGGGGCATCGTCATGCGCGTTCCGCTCGAAGGCGGCGGGCGGCTCGTCGTCGAGCTGACCCCTGACGAGGCCGACGCGCTCGGCGATGCCCTGAAGAAGGTCGTCGGCTGA
- the sigE gene encoding RNA polymerase sigma factor SigE, with translation MLRRFLGSAGRPKSVNNTAADHSHAGATAGQAQTATFTTDADGQAWTPPTWEEIVSMHSGRVYRLAYRLTGNQHDAEDLTQEVFVRVFRSLSTYTPGTFEGWLHRITTNLFLDMVRRKQRIRFDALGDDAAERLPSKEPNPQQLFNDAHFDADVQQALDTLAPEFRAAVVLCDIEGLSYEEIAATLGVKLGTVRSRIHRGRSQLRKALAHRAPEARAGRRPLMARVPALGGGGTTA, from the coding sequence GTGCTGCGGCGCTTTCTCGGGTCGGCGGGCAGGCCCAAATCCGTGAACAACACCGCTGCTGACCACAGCCACGCCGGCGCCACCGCCGGACAAGCCCAGACCGCGACCTTCACCACCGACGCGGACGGGCAGGCGTGGACTCCGCCCACGTGGGAGGAGATCGTCAGCATGCACAGCGGCCGGGTCTACCGGCTCGCCTACCGGCTGACCGGCAACCAGCACGACGCCGAGGATCTCACCCAGGAGGTCTTCGTCCGCGTCTTCCGCTCCCTGTCGACGTACACGCCGGGCACCTTCGAGGGCTGGCTGCACCGCATCACGACCAACCTCTTCCTGGACATGGTCCGCCGCAAGCAGCGCATCCGTTTCGACGCGCTGGGTGACGACGCGGCCGAGCGGCTGCCCAGCAAGGAGCCCAACCCCCAGCAGCTGTTCAACGACGCCCACTTCGACGCGGACGTCCAGCAGGCTCTCGACACCCTCGCGCCCGAGTTCCGGGCCGCGGTCGTCCTCTGCGACATCGAGGGCCTCTCCTACGAGGAGATCGCCGCGACCCTGGGCGTCAAGCTGGGCACCGTCCGCTCGCGCATCCACCGCGGCCGTTCCCAGCTGCGCAAGGCCCTCGCCCACCGCGCGCCCGAGGCGCGCGCGGGGCGCCGTCCCCTCATGGCGCGCGTGCCCGCGCTGGGAGGAGGGGGCACGACCGCGTGA